The segment tttttctttgcagtgGCTTGTGAACTTCTTTGGCTCTCTCTCTGTTGAAGACTCGGTGGAGTGCCTGCGTGCTATGCTGTCAGCCAACATTCGGCAAAATCTACAGCTTTGTGTGCAGGTTGCTTCTAAGTACCATGAACAGCTTGGCACCCAGTCTCTTGTGGAGCTTTTTGAATCTTTCAAAAGCTATGAAGGTACAGTATTAAAAGGAAGCAGCTTCCTTGGAAGCACTACTCAACTGAAGCTTCTAGTAAGGATTGTAGCTTTTATGGGAAAGGCACCTTCACATGGCTGAATCTTGGAATGCATTGATCAAAGTGCTGAGTTCATCACAGTGAATAGCTTTGGGGGTAACTTTGTCTAGAAACTTTCTTAACCCTCTTGAGTAAGTCTCAGAGAGAGACAAAAcctgaaggggggggggaggggaacaaaacaaaacaaaaaaaaccttctgcttttcctgcagtTGAAGGGAAACTACTCTCAGCAGTGTTGAACAAAGTTAAAAGATGAAACCCATAAGCACACTTGCTTCACTCACCTTTTAACTATTAAAAACATGTGACTCTTTCTAGGACTGTTCTATTTCTTGGGTTCCATTGTAAACTTCAGCCAGGATCCAGATGTTCACTTCAAGTACATCCAGGCAGCTTGCAAGACAGGTCAGATAAAGGAAGTAGAAAGAATCTGCCGTGAAAGTAACTGCTATAACCCAGAACGGGTGAAGAACTTTCTGAAGGTAAATATTCTGTCTAACAAATCAAGCAATCCTCTGTATGTTTTGCTTAGCAGCAGAACTACAGCCTTCTGAATGGAGGGAAATAGCAACTCAAGTTTTAGCTGGCATGGCCATGAATAGTTTACTATATAACCAGAATAGGAATCTAGTTCTTTTGCAGGAATATAATAGGtccttctgtgctgtgtctggaaaaacaaattcacCATTCCTATAAAACTAGCCAGTATGATATTCATGAATTTGGTACAAGTTGTGTTTTCACCTAATGGTAGGTGAATCCAGGTTGGCAGAAGGAAATACTGTGCTGAAGTATCAGCCAAAGCTTTATCAAGGATATTGGCTAGACGAAGCTTATTAAAACAGGACTTACCATGCACAACACTTTGCATGCTTTGTAACTGgtaaaatggcattttaatgCCATTTAATTTTGCGGGAAGTTCTTGGCCCAGCAATGGTCTTCTGAATTGATATATGAATTGATAGTCATGTTGAAGCTAGGAATGTGGGCCTAATACAGCACTTGTTGAAGAGCCTAAACTTAAAACTCAATTGCCTGACTGGCCATGTGGCACTCATAGTGGCTAACTTGCTTTTGAAGTCAGTTGTCTGCAGACAGCCTTAAATTTTTGAATGTGTTGTGATTTCTAGTGCTGGGACAACTTGGTCAGACtttactgctttgaaaatgctttGACAAAGGATGGTTgctttcttacattttttttgcacaaaataCAGGAGGCAAAGCTGACAGACCAACTTCCTCTGATCATTGTCTGTGATCGATTTGACTTTGTTCATGACCTGGTGCTCTACTTATATCGCAATAACCTGCAGAAGTATATAGAGATATACGTACAGAAGGTAAGAAGAATGCACTTTTAAactcttgctttttccttccttctaagGAAGGAAACTGAACTACTTTCAGTTGACTAAAGCAGATTTGGCTACATCTTTTATGCTCACACTTCTCATGCAGAGGCTCTTCACTGAGCCCTCCTCTATCACAAACCTACAAGTGTAGTTTTTCCTGGAATTCATATACAGATGTGTTAGTAACTTAAAAATCACTGCTCTTAAAACATAGTTTAAACTGTTAACTAGAACTTTCTTTATATGGAAGACTGGGGATGGGTTATTAATAATGCTAATAACTGATTTTAATGATTGTGGCTTATTCTAGGTGAATCCCAGCCGTATACCAGCAGTGGTTGGAGGGCTTCTTGATGTGGATTGTTCTGAAGATGTAATTAAGAACTTGATCATGGTGGTTAGAGGCCAGTTCTCAACAGATGAGTTGGTGgctgaagtggaaaaaagaaatcggTAATGAAAATTGATCTGTAAACACCAGTGTCAGGCTTTCCTGACCCTGGTATATGCCCAAATTGAATTGGATGCAGTTCTACTGAAGGACACaatattaatattgttttatatttctttatagAAAAGCAGTTTAGATTTGCTAGCAAGTCTCTGAATTATATGGGCAATATAAGATGCCTGACAGCACTACATGATGGATAATATGGCATTTGAACTCTCGTTCCTGAACATCTTCCCATGGGATGTGCCTTTGGAGTAACTCTGGATAAAATTGTCTTAACAGTCTCATTATAGGCACATGGCAGCTTGTGTAATTAGTTTGTAGCCACCTGTAAAATGTACAAATGCATTTAAGTGTGAAGAGCCACTTAAAACAGAAGTTATAAAGAAAACTGACAAAACTAATGCCACCTGCCAGCTTCCCTGATGTTAAACTGCAGACCTGGCCTCCATTCGtttaagacatttaaaaataggtGGCTGTTTTCCGTCTGCTTTTGAGTTTGACCAGAAGAACTTGCTTGAAGGGAAGCCCAGATATTAATTAGTATCTGTCATGCATACCTTGGTCTAACTTATAAacctaaaatgttttcttcaaaggCTTAAGTTGCTGTTGCCATGGCTCGAATCAAGGATTCACGAAGGCTGTGAAGAACCTGCAACTCATAATGCCTTGGCCAAAATCTACATTGATAGTAATAATAATCCAGAGCGGTTCCTTCGTGAGAATCCTTACTATGACAGCCGTGTAGTTGGCAAATATTGTGAAAAGAGGGATCCTCATCTGGCCTGCGTTGCATATGAGAGGGGGCAATGTGATCTGGAACTCATAAAGGTTGGCAAAACTACATTTATAAACATACTTGCTGCCTGAAGCAGAAACTTAGCTTGCTATTTGACTAACATTTTCAGAATCCTGTCTTGCAGTCTCACTCAGGAGTTGAGGTAGACAGGATTCTTCTACATGGAGACAGTAATTTTTATGATAACAAGGAGCTCTCATGCTTTATGTCAAAACTAAAATaatgcagctctgcagattTAAGCTACCATTCATCTTTCATCCACAGACTGCTCAAAAGTTGATCAAGTTTACTTGGCCCAGGTGACAAATATACCAATGCTAAACCTTGGTTAACTTGGGTTTCTTTGAGCATTGAGCACTTGATCAACAGAAAGGAGAGGTTGTCACCTAGTTTAACTCGGTGGGAGGAAGAAAATCCTCCCTGAAACTTCGGATTGAAACTAGAAAGGGGGATGTGATTTTCCCTTGCTGTGGTTGACCCTTGAAGAGCTGTTCCGATGCACAActagaaatgaggaaaataaatgttgacAGTCAGACTGCAAGGACTTGTTCAGATAGCATTCCTTTCCTATCTTAAACTTGTTGATTCCTCGAACCTCCCTTAGAAGTTCAAGGGCAAGTGAAGTTCacagtgtttttcaaatatgtCCTAATGTCTCATACTGAACACCAGAGCTTAATGTCAGATTGCAGTTCTTGTGACTgctgttaaagaaaacattctccTACTTGCACTTCTGCCTTATATAGTATATGCAAAGAATGTCAGCTGTGTAGGGGTAAGAACTAGCTTGTTTTGCGCTGtgtaaaaagaagtaaatgcCGTTTCCTGACAAGACCCCCACTGTAGTTGTTAGAAGGAAGGTATAATCTAGACTTGCCACTAAAAGTGGATGACTTTTCAGCCTGAAGCAACTATTTTTGAAGCAATACCTCCTTTGTAGCTGTAAAGATAAAGCAAGTAGCTGGCTGTATTCAGCTTGTTTCTTGCTTCAGAATATGAAAGTGGCTCTGAATTGTTTCCATAGGAGACTTTGTTAGGATAGACTTTAACTTTCTAGTTAATCATAAAAACCTGTCAGTACCAGTTTCTTCCTTGAGCTGATATTCTGAATGGGTGCTTCAGGTCATGAATGAAAGCTCTTCCTCCTGTGAGAACTATTCTTGAGGCATTGCTCCTTCCTGGGAAAGGGCTCAACTCCTGAAACCAGGCAACTAATAGATGTATAATGTAAAGGAAAATTGTGCAACTACTAATTTGCTTACAGCGAAGTACTTGAGATTTCAAGAGCTAATTCTGATACTAACAGAACATGACCTGTTGGTAGAAGACCAAATAGGCCTTTAGGTTTCTACTTTTCCAGTTGGACATTTAAATTAGTGGCACTAATAGGGTCATAACTCATAACAACTTGTTGCACTTCTATAGGAAATCCCATATTTATTCTGTACCCTTAACATTTTAACGGGAAACCAAGCCACCTGCTTCTCTGAACATTTCTAGTGTAAAGTTAATGACACCAAATAGGTAACCTATTTCTGGCTTTGAACACCAACACCATTCCTCAATTCACTACTTAACACCGCCCAAGCAAGTGGCTCCCTTTCTTAGGTTTAAAATTTAAGTTCTTCAGGCTTCTGCAGGTCTTCACTTCAAACAGAAGCAAATAGTTACTGTGAAGCCACTGTCACAGTATTTGTGTGTCGGGCAAAACCAAGAGAAGCTATAGGAATTCTGCTGGAGACCTTCTCCATGAGCCTTCCAGATCAGAGGTTGGGTAAGAACTTTGTCTGTGGCATTAGCATTGGTCAGCAATTAGTTCTAGTCAGTTTTTTAGACTGTCTGACTCATAGCTAGTTAAACCTGTCTTGTGGTACTAACTCTTGATGTTAATTCCAATTTTTGCAACTTCTCCTTCAGGTCTGCAATGAGAACTCACTGTTTAAGAGTGAGGCTCGCTATCTAGTTCGCAGGAAGGACCCTGAACTCTGGGCAaatgttttagaagaaaacaaccCATTCAGGCGGCAGCTTATTGACCAGGTACAGCACAAAGGCTAAACTTCGTCACTATAAGGAGAACTCAGAACCTTTGTGGTACACTGAAGTAGCTGTCTTCCCCACATGGTTCTCTGAGGCCTCATCTCAGTTGTACAAAAGTTTGTAAGAGTTTGAGTGGCAAGTATTAGCTCAGAGCTTCACGGTCGGAAAACTTAATTATCAGTAAGATGATATTGTTCTGTCCTATGGAGTGACCCACAGGACAGAACGGGTCTCTAGTGAATTTGCTCCCTGTGCAGTCCCAAGGTGTGACTTTTAATATGTATGTCTAGTACAGAAGTAGTTCTTTCTTGCTGGGTATGACAATACTTTCAAAGTTCTGAAGCCTTAATTTGTAGCTCACTGTAATGGGTTGGTAAATATCTTATTTGGGAAAAATGCTTAATATTCTCCTACGTTCAAATCCAGGTTGTCCAAACAGCTTTATCAGAGACGCAGGATCCAGAGGAGGTTTCTGTCACTGTGAAAGCTTTCATGACTGCAGACCTGCCTAATGAATTAATTGAGTTATTGGAAAAAATTGTCTTGGATAATTCTGTATTCAGTGAACACAGGTAAGGAGAGAGCTTTGTTCACAAATTTAGCCTATTCAGTGCGTCTCTTTAGGTTGTGAAGTGACCCAAATTATTTGTGGGCTTCTTGGTTCCAAGACCTAAGCGCTTCTAAATGTGAATAGGCAGGCCAAAAAGGAGAACTTAAGGTTCTTTGTGATTTAAATACAGAGCTAGTTCATGCTATTCAATTTGCAGTGATGcgttgaaagaaaacaacactgaCACTGGTAAGCAATTTCATTTGGAAGGCAGATATCAATATTCCTCAATCTGGGAATGAAAGGTTGTTGCTATCAACAGCAAGCAGGTGTATGCAGCTGTTGTTGCATGTACAATATGTGTCACTTAAAAAGTGCCCAACACCTGCTTATAACCTGTGCCTTTTGTTAACCAAAGGAACCTCCAGAATCTGCTGATCCTGACTGCCATCAAGGCTGACCGCACTCGTGTGATGGAGTACATTAATCGACTGGATAACTATGATGCCCCAGATATTGCAAACATTGCCATCAGTAATGAACTATATGAAGAAGCCTTTGCTATATTCAGAAAATTTGATGTTAATACTTCAGCAATCCAGGTGAGGTGTGGTTCCTACATGAACATATAGAATGCTAGTAATagagagaatggaaaaaagtaTAATGTTAAATTGATTCTCCTGGAATGATTGTAACTTAAATCATTGAGACTTAACAGTATGGTTCCTAAATTATATCAGTTTGTAGCAAAAAGTGGGAATACgtgcaaagaataacaaagcAGATTCAAACTGATGAGTTCAGATGCAGATCTGttcaaagtaataaaaagatTTTAGAGTGTTGTGCTACACGCTTGTGTGCATGCTGCGTTTCACTGTGAATGACTGCCTTGGAGACTTACACCTGAAAGGGGCAGGAGAATCAAATGCTACTAGGCGTTGTCTTCAGGCCAGAATACTGACTTCTTCAGGGTAGAAGAACTCCTGTTGCTATCATTTATCTATTCTTGCTGCTCTACTTCACTGGACAGAAAGGGCTTTTCTAAAAGCAGTTAGCTTTGTATCGCTTACTTAGAACAACCTATGTGTTTGAAGGAAGAGTTTTTTGTGGAAAGGAAGATGTTACaaggctttgatttttattttattttttcatcttgcaatttcaatttcaaacaGGTGCTGATTGAACACATTGGCAATTTAGACCGTGCTTATGAATTTGCAGAGAGATGTAATGAACCAGCAGTATGGAGCCAACTAgccagagcacagctgcagaaggaCTTGGTGAAAGAAGCCATTGACTCCTACATAAAGGCAGATGATCCGTCTGCCTACATGGAAGTTGTTCAAGCAGCTAATAGAAATGGTAAGCCAAATTATCTTCAAACTTAAGATTGCTTGGGTAAGAGTTGGGTTATTTCATTTACCTTGAGCAGCAAGGATTCTTGAGATGTGCAAATTCTGTTTCAGAGTAAATTGGACTAGCTAGTCTATGGAGTGGATGAGTCACTTTAGTGAGATTCCTGTCAACAAATTTGTCTGTTTTGCTACAACAATGATAGACCTCCCTGTGAAGATAATTTGGACCGTTATGGTCTAAATACAACTGAGTATAGTGTATTGATTTTAGCTGTACGTGGCAGAATTGCTTGCCAATTGAATTCTAGGATAGTTGCAAGAAGTTCAACGTTATATGAAGGTGACTCAATGTTTAGCAGAGAATACCTTAACTCAGATGCAGATGGCTTAGTATCATTGAGCATACTGGTGAAAACTGTGTTCCTGATGTGAGCAAGGAGAGCAAGACAGAATAACTAAATAGAGGATCTGAAatatcttttctctcttcaaGATAACTGGGAGGACCTAGTCAAGTTCTTACAGATGGCCAGGAAGAAGGCTAGAGAGTCTTATGTGGAGACGGAACTTATTTTTGCCTTGGCAAAAACTAATCGTCTCTCAGAACTGGAGGAGTTTATTAGTGGCCCTAATAATGCCCATATACAGCAGGTATGTCTTGATCACAGTTCCTATGTCTGACTTGCTGCTTAGCTGACTTGATTCTTGCTGTTACCCTTGTTTACCTTGGACTCCTAATCCAGGTTGGTGATCGCTGTTACGAAGAAGGGATGTATGAAGCAGCAAAACTACTCTATAACAACGTGTCTAATTTTGCTCGCCTGGCATCTACCTTGGTACACCTTGGAGAGTATCAGGCAGCAGTGGACAGTGGCCGCAAAGCCAACAGCACAAGGACTTGGAAGGAGGTAAccaaaacttgcattttttaataatcTGCAGAACACACACGGTTGTTGCTTCTGAGCATGTTGCTTTTGAGCATAATTGGACTCCTTTGCTCTGTCAGTAATGTGGGAATTAAAGAATAGTTGATGCATAACCATCTGTGATGATATTTGATAGTGACTTGCTGTTTCTGGCTACAGAGCACATCTGTATCTTCATAAGCTGTCATCTTGCCTGAGATAATAAAGGTTAGTTTCAGAACAGTGTAAAATGAATGGCAGTATTACAGTAATACCTATTAGGAACTGTAGTAAGCCCTGAATTTGTTAAAGCTTTGCTAATCAACTTTGTCCTTTAATATAAAGAGTCTAAATAAGCATTGCAGTATTCTCCTGTGAACTGACTCTGCTATCTCTCGTTACAGGTATGTTTTGCCTGTGTGGATGGAAAAGAATTCCGCTTGGCACAGATATGTGGCTTACACATAGTCATTCATGCTGATGAACTTGAAGAGCTGATTAGTTACTATCAGGTTAGATCACTGTTAATGTCCTAGAAAATCTATACAGAGTACTTGTATCTGCTAATAAAGTGGTCCCAGCTAAAACCTGACACCCTGTGGGACTAATGTTTAATGACTGCAGAAGTAAATTGAATTTATTCTTCCTCTATTTCCTAATAGTTTCATGCAAACCTTTTATAGTAAATGGAAGGGTGATAGCTTTCACTGTCCCTTCTTTTACAATTCTGTTGCCTTATTCAAATAGAGTCTTATAAAACTAAGCACTCTAATTTGGAGAGAAAAGTTTGTTGAATTTAAGtaaataagctttttatttttagcaagtttTAAGTGCTAGTTGGTTATGAATTTGCAATTAATCCttattttcctaatatccaggATCGTGGCTACTTTGAAGAACTGATTGCTCTTTTGGAAGCTGCTTTGGGTCTAGAGCGTGCTCACATGGGGATGTTTACTGAACTTGCCATCTTATACTCTAAATTCAAGCCTCAGAAAATGAGGGAACATTTGGAGCTCTTTTGGTCTCGAGTTAATATTCCAAAGGTATGCAGTAAAGTAACTACACTGCAAGTGAAGTAGGGAAGCTGTTAATGAATCAAACTGACTGTCGTCTTATTTTATCAGGTGCTCAGAGCTGCAGAACAGGCTCATCTCTGGGCAGAACTTGTATTCCTTTATGACAAATACGAGGAGTATGACAATGCAATAATTACCATGATGAATCATCCCACCGATGCCTGGAAAGAAGGGCAGTTTAAAGACATAATTGCCAAGGCAAGTTGATAGTTAACTGAATCAGAGTGCTGAAAGATTCTTTCAGAACTAAGgcaaaaatgcagaacaaaatccCCACTTAAGTTTGCTTAAGCTACTATTACCCAGTTTTCatgctgtatttaaaacaaatcatcCAAATAGTTTAGCACAAGAATTAATCTAAGCTTGTACCCTTTgtttgctgttgtgcagcatgTTCTGATGAGCGGCAGCCTATAGCACAGAATGTTTTCAGGGACTGCTCAGGATTGTAGGTCACAAGCAAGGGCACAACCTCCTCAATATCTTTGACCTGACTGTTGCCTCAGTCTGAGGTTGTAACATTTCTTGAAAGATCCTTGCAGTTTCCAGCTATTTCAGTGAGAGAAATGGGCTGGGCAGTCCTATGAATGCAGTGGAGAATAGGGGATTAATGAATAGTTTAGATAAGATTTCAGGCTGTGAACCCATTCTTACTGGTCTTACGGGTTTCAAGGCAACAGCTTAAGAGTGGTTAAGTTTACAGCCTTTAGGAGTTAAACACGTGATCACATTAAGTCTAGTGGGCTGCCAGTGCTGGGATCTCTTAACCGTGGATGGGTTAGAATTGGTTTGGACTGTTCCTGCTAGGTTGTAACTTCACCATCTGGAAGCAGATGACACTAGAAGCAGTCATGAGATTCAACAAGAATTATGCATGCAAGTGTAATGCTACTGTCCGGTAGAAGAAAATTTAAGCTTTTATATAAGAGTCAGATAAACTTTCTGCTGAGTTAAATGATCCAAATTAAGCACCTTAGATTTACTTGCATGTGAAGTACTTACTAGTGTATAACCATGCAGGTGGCCAACGTGGAGCTGTATTACAAAGCCTTGCAATTCTACTTGGACTACAAACCTCTGCTGATCAATGATCTTCTGCTTGTATTATCTCCACGACTGGATCATACGAGGACAGTCAATTTTTTCTCAAAGGTGAGTTTGGGAGATAGTGGATGAACAGAAAACCCCCATGCAAGTAAAGACATTCTAGTCTCTGtctgagaaggggaaaaaaagggctgGTGTCTGTCAGGTGGCTTTCCCTCAAGTATGAGGGACTGAGGAGCAGTCCAGTCCTGTATTAATATGGGAAGCACTAGAAGAGTTAGCATAACTGTCCTAGTAGGCTGTTTCATTTTACTTCCAGCAACAACACAATATGACTTGTCTGTAGTTCTGATAGCAAGCATACACAGTCCTGACAGTAAGCATAAACTCTTGCTATAACAAATGGGAACTTATTTCAGGAGTATCAAGTGTCAGAACTAGTATAGTTAATCTTGTATTGAAAATATCTTAATTCCAGGTTAATCAGCTACTTCTAGTAAAGCCTTACCTGCGTTCAGTCCAGaaccacaacaacaaaggaGTTAATGAAGCTCTAAACAACCTTTTAACAGAGGAGGAAGACTATCAGGTGAGCCCCACAAAAGAGACCAGTAGGCCTGatcaaaaaaagtaaaatagtcATGGTTTAGTTGTTTCCCAGCTGACAAGGTGTAATTCCCTTGAGCAAAGGGGAACTTCTGCAGTGTAACAGTAGTGGGGATAGAATCAGACCCTTTGGGCCATGGGGTGCTTTGGTCACAATCTGATAACCTGCAAACAAAGCAGATACCGCAGTTACTTCTCTCAGAACAAGACTTCATAAAGGTCAGCATTGGGTATGTACTTTAGTAGGCAAAACTTCTGTAAACAAATTTTCTTCTGGCCCTGTTGACTGATATTCGTAGGACAagcttttctattctatttagTCTGCAAAGTGAAGTTCATACAACCAAGTTAAAATCTTGCTATATTAAAAACAGTCCTTGAAAGAAAGGCCTGAAGTATGCAGGGCAAAGAAGCTGTAGCCAGCCATAGCATTAACATCTGTCTGGAGTAACCTAAGCACTTGTGAGGCATCCTTGGATGCTTCTCTCCTGTATCTCTCACCTACCATCATCTGGAAGCATGGGTAACAATTCTCTCTCAAACAGGGTTTGAGAGCTTCCATTGATGCCTATGACAACTTTGATAACATAACATTGGCTCAGCGTCTGGAAAAGCATGAACTAATTGAATTTAGGCGTATTGCAGCATACTTGTATAAGGGCAACAACCGCTGGAAACAGAGCGTGGAGCTATGCAAGAAAGACCGTCTGTATAAGGTGAGTTAACACAGCTTTTCTCCCTGACTGTCAAAAAGAAGAGTCTGATATCTGAAGCATAGGCTCCTGGAAACTGAATGCATTCTTTTAGCTTCAAATCTGGGGTTCCAATGAATCTTAACCCTTCCCTTGAAGTTTAAGGAAAGAATATTAGAGCAGAATAGCTTGCAATTTCAAATGTAGACCTTAAGTCTAATTTGATAATGCTGTCCTGTACTCAGAGATCTCTCTATGCCCATCAAAGGCATCTGGACAGTTTTCTCTGTCAGTGCAGAACATTCTATGTAGACCTAAAGACTTTGTCCATATAGGGTAGAGATGAAACATGAGTAGAGTGGTATAGCACTTAAGCCTGTAGTGATTTCACATGAGCCAGTTCTTGAGTGCTCTGTAGCAAAGCTGACAAATAGTCTTCAGTCTTGCCAGATACCAAGCAGTTGATGCAGTAGTTTCTTCTGCTGTAGATAATCCTTAATGTCTAATTGTGAGATAGGTGGGATACCAGAAATTTTATCTTTGCTGCTACAAAACTAAGCAAAATCTCATTGGGCCACTTCAAGTACTTAACTGAATGTGCAACAGGCTTTCCTTAAAATGAGCACCTGGGCTGCCTGGGAATAAGAGGACTTAAATGAGTGTATATACTGTAACTTAGATCCTGTACAACACGTGTGGTGATGTGAAAGACTAACTTCTTGGTATGCAAAATACATGGCCCGTCTAGCTAGCAGTTTCGTATACATAAGGTGTAAAACAACAAACTGACAGACAAGGATCAAGCTTAACTGTTGTCCTTTTCTGTAGGATGCTATGCAGTATGCTGCAGAGTCCAAAGATGCAGAACTAGCTGAGAAGCTGCTTCAATGGTTCCTGGAAGAAGGCAAGCAGGAGTGTTTTGCAGCCTGCCTTTTCACGTGTTATGACTTGTTGCACCCAGATGTAGTCCTTGAGTTGGCATGGAGGCATAACATCATGGACTTTGCAATGCCTTATTTCATCCAAGTGATGAGAGAGTACCTTACCAAAGTGAGTATTGCATAGGCTAAGAAGTTGAGTCTTTTAGTCTGCTGGGCAATTAGTGTTATGCAAACCAGGTAAAGCTCTTTGCATGTATTTAGAGTATTATTATTCCTCACACTAAGTCCTCTGGGAATTTCTCTGGGTTTAGTCACTTCACGCTAGATAGCTAAATTTCTAAATAGAAAGCATAGGACTTGAAAGAGGTGTAgttaacttttgtttttaacaatgGGTGTGAGGAACTGTATGCTTTTTAGATCAGCTGCATAGTTCATGAAGTTGAGGACTTGCTGAAGAGAACCTGCATCATTTTTTACTCGGTATAACTGTGAAAGTACTCTGTATGTTTTCTTGTTAGTTATTCAAAAGCTGTACTCTCTGTAACAGTACACACTGTTCCTACATCAACCTTATGAGTAGATTGCTGAAAATAAGGTGTTTATGGAAGACAGAACTTCAGATGCATAGTCTGGCTGTAAAATACTGATACCAGTAGCTAGTCTTGAACTGAGAAGGGAGAGATTCTGATCATGTGTGGTCCTGAAATGCTCGTCTCAAACAGCCCCAGGATATTAAACTAAGATTCTTCCTTAAAAGACTCTAGTGTTGTGTAGGACATCACAGTGGAGAATTCTGTTGAAATCAGTAATCTAGAAATGACTGCTTCAGGTTGTCTCTAATCAGTCATGTTAAGTATTCCCCTCTGAATTTTCTTGCAGGTTGATGGGCTGTTCTATAAGGTGACACTCTGATTTCAAACTTTTTTGTGTTCATTTGTGTCCCTCAATACCCTAGGATTCTTTTACAGGAATCTAGCTGTAGCTTCTGCCAGAAAAACAGTGTAATTTAGCTCTAACTCATTTTCTGTTCACTTTCTAATGCTAAAAGGATAACTATTCACAAGCAACTTGAAAATCCAACCAGACTCTGCTCTTTTTCATGAGAAATGGAAGCAAGTAATTGAGGACTTGACTGTTTGGGCTCCTAATTACTATATTACAGAAAACTTGTGGCAGGTATCTTTTACAAATACCTGTAAGTCTTGCCCGTTAGTATAATGAAAGTACTTGCACTGATCTTAAACTCTTCCTCCTCAAATTCTACTGAGGTGAAACTTGCCACACAAGTTCACTTGTACTCTTCCATGCGAAATGTACCTTCAAGATCATGGTTTTTAAA is part of the Anser cygnoides isolate HZ-2024a breed goose chromosome 17, Taihu_goose_T2T_genome, whole genome shotgun sequence genome and harbors:
- the CLTCL1 gene encoding clathrin heavy chain 2 isoform X1, which produces MAQILPIRFQEHFQLQNLGINPANIGFSTLTMESDKFICIREKVGEQAQVVIIDMSDPTTPIRRPISAESAIMNPASKVIALKAGKTLQIFNIEMKSKMKAHTMAEEVIFWKWISVNTVALVTETAVYHWSMEGESQPQKMFDRHASLAGCQIINYRTDEHQKWLLLIGISAQQNRVVGAMQLYSVDRKVSQPIEGHAAAFAEFKIEGNAKPSTLFCFAVRSPAGGKLHIIEVGQPATGNQPFVKKAVDVFFPPEAQTDFPVAMQIGIKHGVIYLITKYGYIHMYDLESGVCIYMNRISADTIFVTASHEPTSGIIGVNKKGQVLSVCVEEDNIVNYATNVLQNPDLGLRMAIRSNLAGAEELFARKFNTLFAQGSYADAAKVAASAPKGILRTSDTIRKFQSVPAQPGQASPLLQYFGILLDQGQLNKFESLELCRPVLQQGRKQLLEKWLKEDKLECSEELGDLVKTADPTLALSVYLRANVPNKVIQCFAETGQFQKIVLYAKKVGYTPDWIFLLRSVMRVSPDQGLQFSQMLVQDEEPLANINQIVDVFMENSLIQQCTSFLLDALKNNRPAEGHLQTRLLEMNLIHAPQVADAILGNQMFTHYDRAHIAQLCEKAGLLQRALEHYTDLYDIKRAVVHTHLLNPEWLVNFFGSLSVEDSVECLRAMLSANIRQNLQLCVQVASKYHEQLGTQSLVELFESFKSYEGLFYFLGSIVNFSQDPDVHFKYIQAACKTGQIKEVERICRESNCYNPERVKNFLKEAKLTDQLPLIIVCDRFDFVHDLVLYLYRNNLQKYIEIYVQKVNPSRIPAVVGGLLDVDCSEDVIKNLIMVVRGQFSTDELVAEVEKRNRLKLLLPWLESRIHEGCEEPATHNALAKIYIDSNNNPERFLRENPYYDSRVVGKYCEKRDPHLACVAYERGQCDLELIKVCNENSLFKSEARYLVRRKDPELWANVLEENNPFRRQLIDQVVQTALSETQDPEEVSVTVKAFMTADLPNELIELLEKIVLDNSVFSEHRNLQNLLILTAIKADRTRVMEYINRLDNYDAPDIANIAISNELYEEAFAIFRKFDVNTSAIQVLIEHIGNLDRAYEFAERCNEPAVWSQLARAQLQKDLVKEAIDSYIKADDPSAYMEVVQAANRNDNWEDLVKFLQMARKKARESYVETELIFALAKTNRLSELEEFISGPNNAHIQQVGDRCYEEGMYEAAKLLYNNVSNFARLASTLVHLGEYQAAVDSGRKANSTRTWKEVCFACVDGKEFRLAQICGLHIVIHADELEELISYYQDRGYFEELIALLEAALGLERAHMGMFTELAILYSKFKPQKMREHLELFWSRVNIPKVLRAAEQAHLWAELVFLYDKYEEYDNAIITMMNHPTDAWKEGQFKDIIAKVANVELYYKALQFYLDYKPLLINDLLLVLSPRLDHTRTVNFFSKVNQLLLVKPYLRSVQNHNNKGVNEALNNLLTEEEDYQGLRASIDAYDNFDNITLAQRLEKHELIEFRRIAAYLYKGNNRWKQSVELCKKDRLYKDAMQYAAESKDAELAEKLLQWFLEEGKQECFAACLFTCYDLLHPDVVLELAWRHNIMDFAMPYFIQVMREYLTKVDGLFYKVDKLDASESLRKEEEQVTEPTPIVFGQQLMLTAGPSAVPPQANFPYGYSAPGFTQPPVYGFNM